From a single Pseudobutyrivibrio xylanivorans genomic region:
- a CDS encoding ATP-binding protein: protein MKFYGRVTELKRMKRELNADDMRMTLIYGRRRIGKSELVKQAIKEANIKAIYYECKQVTEESNVQSICEVVSDTLDLPKLGYTKVEEIVDYIFKLSKDENIVFVLDEYPYLRGAVKGLDSIIQALVDKYRDNSKLKLIILGSYVDVMKSLLSESNPLYGRVDLVIDLKQMDYYESALFYPNLSDEDKVRIYSVFGGIPYYNRLVDDKRSVTENIIELIASSGARLENEVSMYLNAEISKIVNANEVFEALSRGFSKYSDILSQSHVSSGPTLIDVLDKLMNMEVVEKKAPINDEFNKKKAGYYICDNLSLFYYRYIFKYSSQMKIMDSDVFYEKYINKDFEEFFVPHKFEEICRQYLIRQNRLGNIEPVIEKIGKYYYDNPKERTNGEFDVVTLDENGYVFYEVKFRNKKTSDEVINEEIHQVKETGLNCYKYVFISRAGFTGKETDEVKHIELSELYI, encoded by the coding sequence ATGAAGTTTTATGGAAGAGTTACTGAGCTTAAGCGTATGAAAAGAGAGTTAAATGCAGATGACATGCGTATGACTCTTATATATGGAAGACGAAGAATTGGTAAAAGCGAACTTGTTAAGCAGGCAATAAAAGAAGCGAATATTAAAGCAATATATTATGAATGCAAGCAGGTAACAGAAGAAAGCAATGTGCAGAGCATATGTGAGGTAGTTTCTGATACATTGGATCTTCCTAAATTGGGATATACAAAAGTAGAGGAAATAGTAGATTACATTTTTAAGCTTTCAAAGGATGAAAACATAGTTTTTGTATTGGATGAATATCCATATCTTAGAGGGGCTGTAAAGGGGCTAGATAGCATAATTCAGGCACTTGTAGATAAATATAGAGACAATTCAAAGTTAAAGCTCATTATACTTGGTTCTTATGTGGATGTAATGAAATCATTGCTATCAGAATCAAATCCTTTATATGGACGAGTAGATTTGGTTATTGATCTTAAGCAAATGGATTATTATGAGTCAGCTTTATTTTATCCTAACTTGTCTGATGAAGATAAGGTAAGAATATATTCTGTATTTGGAGGAATCCCATATTACAACAGACTGGTTGATGATAAAAGAAGTGTTACGGAAAACATTATAGAACTTATAGCTTCATCTGGGGCACGTTTAGAAAATGAAGTATCTATGTACCTTAATGCTGAGATATCAAAAATTGTAAATGCAAATGAAGTGTTTGAGGCTCTTTCCAGAGGATTTTCAAAGTACAGTGACATTTTGTCTCAATCTCATGTATCAAGTGGACCTACACTTATAGATGTTCTTGATAAGCTGATGAATATGGAAGTAGTTGAAAAGAAAGCGCCAATCAACGATGAATTCAACAAAAAGAAGGCTGGTTATTATATCTGTGATAATCTATCCCTTTTCTATTACAGATACATATTTAAGTATTCATCTCAGATGAAAATCATGGATTCAGATGTTTTCTATGAGAAATATATTAATAAAGATTTCGAAGAGTTTTTTGTGCCTCATAAATTTGAGGAGATTTGTAGACAGTATTTAATCAGACAGAATCGTCTTGGAAATATTGAACCTGTCATAGAAAAGATAGGCAAGTATTATTATGATAATCCAAAGGAACGAACCAATGGAGAATTTGATGTCGTTACTTTGGATGAAAATGGATATGTCTTTTATGAGGTGAAATTCAGAAATAAGAAGACTTCCGATGAAGTTATTAATGAGGAAATTCATCAGGTCAAAGAGACAGGGCTTAATTGCTATAAATATGTATTCATTTCCAGGGCAGGTTTTACAGGTAAAGAAACAGATGAAGTGAAGCATATTGAATTGAGTGAGTTATACATATAA